In Sporohalobacter salinus, the DNA window CATTTAGACGCAAGTATAACATTGATGATCTTCCTATTTAATGGCAAGTTAAAATATGGTTAGGATTTAAAGTTATTGCATATATCTTTCTTTAATTAATTACTTTTTTGTAAATGCACCATGTATAAAATTACAAAAAAATATAATCCCCCAAAATTAATCTAGAGGATTATAGGTTAACTACTTATTTTCTTTAATTATTTTCAACAAGATTTAACAACAGTTCTTATTCATCTTTAAAAGAATCTATATAAATCAAAACAAGTATACAAGAAACAAATTAGATCACCTTCTAACTTAATTTATTTGTAGTCTTTATTAAGGTCATTGAAGTGAAACATTTTAATAAATTCTCTCATCTCGTTTTGAAGCAAATAATCTTTTCTTTAAATCTGAATCCAAATAAGTATCAATTAAACTTTTCATCATCTGATCAGAAATCCTAACTTCATTATCTACTACATCTAGCCAAATAGGAATTCCGCGGCTATCCTCTGGTGTTAGAGTATAAACTAACTTAGCCATATTCTGAAACTCAGAATGCTGCTCTTCTAAAATATCAAGTCCGATCACTTGTGGATCACGACTTGGTCGTAAAAACGCTGTCTTTAGACCGCGTTTAAATTCTAAAGTTAACATCTCTCCCAAATCTAATACCCCAAATAATAACTCGCGATCATAAAATCCAGCTAATTCCTCATCTATCCTTTCACCTACTTCCTGAGTTCCTATTTCTTCTATTACTCCCACTAATAGCACTTCTTGACTTATAGCTACTTCTCTTAATTCTTTCCACTTTTCCTCTGCTTCAATTCGATACCGAATCAATGAACCATCTAACATAATTAATTTAGGCTGCCACTCTTTAACCGCCTGTATAGCTACTTCTAATTCTAATTCAGCTAACTTAGAAATTTTAATCTTGTTAGCAGCATGCTGCTTACTAATACTATTATTACCTTGCTGATACTGTTCAAAAATAAAATTATTAATCTCCTCTTTGGAATTTGAAACTAACGGACAGAACAATTCAGTCGCAGTTATATCTTCTTTAGCAGTACTTTTAGCTAAGGCCTGTAATAGATAAAGATAATGAGGATAATTGCTTCCTAGTTTATTTATTGAACCATCAACCCCTACAATTGCTCTATTATCCGTCCATGATTCTAATTTATCTTCAGACATCTGGTCTAACTTTATAATTCCTCCTAATTCTGTTTTGATTTTAACTCTTAAACTCTGTTTGTCCAGATTAGATTTTGCCGAGTACTTTTGCTTCAATTCCTGATTAGCCTTTATTAAATTTTCTTTAAGTTTGGTTGATATCTCTAACATTTATTTCCCACCTTTTACCTAGTTTTTATATTACTTTACTTCAATATTCAAGAAGTTTTCCCTGTTTTAAAAAATATTGTTATCTATTGACTTTGGTTGGAAATTATAGTATAATTTATTCAAGAATAGATGTCGAAAAATGAGAAGGTAAAGGAGGTATTGTAAATGAAATCTACAGGAATTGTTAGAAAAGTAGATGAATTAGGAAGAGTAGTAATTCCCGTGGAACTAAGAAGAACACTTGAAATTGGTGAAAAGGATGCTCTAGAAATATACGTAGATGGCGAAAGTATTATTCTAAAAAAATACGAACCAGCTTGTGTCTTCTGTAGTAACGCCGGGGATACTACTGTTTTTAAAGGCAAAACAATCTGTAAAGAATGCCTATCTGAAATGACTGAAAGTGCTTAATTAAAAACTGTATTATTATATATAACTGATATTAGATATAAGAAAGTAGATAGCTTGTACAAGCTATCTACTTTCTTATTATTTTTCCACCTGAGCATCAATAACAATTGCTTCTTCATATACCTCTCTTTTAGGTAATCCTCTTTCCTCGGCTACTAATTTAACTGCTTCTTTTTTAGTAATTCCTTTATCCATCATAAGCTTAATATGCTCTAAAATAGTAAGTTCTTTCCAAGCTGCTTCTTTACAATGAAGTTGAGCAGAATCTATCCCTCTTAATACTATAGTAATTTCACCTTTTGGATCTTCCTCTTCAAAATGATTCAATACTTCACTAACTTGACCTGAAA includes these proteins:
- a CDS encoding DNA double-strand break repair nuclease NurA; its protein translation is MLEISTKLKENLIKANQELKQKYSAKSNLDKQSLRVKIKTELGGIIKLDQMSEDKLESWTDNRAIVGVDGSINKLGSNYPHYLYLLQALAKSTAKEDITATELFCPLVSNSKEEINNFIFEQYQQGNNSISKQHAANKIKISKLAELELEVAIQAVKEWQPKLIMLDGSLIRYRIEAEEKWKELREVAISQEVLLVGVIEEIGTQEVGERIDEELAGFYDRELLFGVLDLGEMLTLEFKRGLKTAFLRPSRDPQVIGLDILEEQHSEFQNMAKLVYTLTPEDSRGIPIWLDVVDNEVRISDQMMKSLIDTYLDSDLKKRLFASKRDERIY
- a CDS encoding AbrB/MazE/SpoVT family DNA-binding domain-containing protein, whose protein sequence is MKSTGIVRKVDELGRVVIPVELRRTLEIGEKDALEIYVDGESIILKKYEPACVFCSNAGDTTVFKGKTICKECLSEMTESA